In the Oceanithermus desulfurans genome, one interval contains:
- a CDS encoding ExbD/TolR family protein: protein MANRRRRREPSINLAPLVDIVFLLVIFFMVSSTFITPETGLPIDLPQATSGEARPEGAPTVVVQADGQAFWKGEPVDDAALLASLRAELAQDPVGTVILRADRKTPHGRVVQVMDVIRRAGAKRVAVAAVP, encoded by the coding sequence ATGGCGAACCGCAGGCGTAGGCGCGAGCCCAGCATCAACCTGGCGCCGCTGGTGGACATCGTCTTCCTGCTGGTGATCTTCTTCATGGTCAGCAGCACCTTCATCACCCCCGAGACCGGGCTGCCCATCGACCTGCCCCAGGCGACGAGCGGCGAGGCCCGCCCCGAGGGGGCGCCCACCGTCGTCGTTCAGGCGGACGGCCAGGCCTTCTGGAAGGGCGAGCCGGTGGACGACGCCGCGCTGCTGGCCTCGTTGCGCGCCGAGCTGGCCCAGGATCCGGTGGGTACGGTGATCTTGCGCGCCGACCGCAAGACCCCCCACGGCCGGGTGGTCCAGGTGATGGACGTCATCCGCCGCGCCGGGGCCAAGCGCGTGGCCGTGGCCGCGGTGCCCTAG
- a CDS encoding MotA/TolQ/ExbB proton channel family protein, with product MLQLQQGGWILVFLLLLTLYAAYVFFERYLALRREKIGGERLMREVDASVRRGQVEVALEAARAHGGTLGRFMLAGLARVPFGVTAVDAALKAALLEEESRLARGLGVLSVTAQVAPLLGLLGTVSGMIRAFNVLASQGQTTAKLLAGGIGEALFTTAAGLIVAIPALIAYHYLAGRVDDILSELEQRREELLGILAEVRNGEPQA from the coding sequence ATGTTGCAGCTTCAGCAAGGGGGTTGGATCCTCGTCTTCCTGCTCCTGCTTACCCTCTACGCCGCCTACGTCTTCTTCGAGCGTTACCTGGCGCTTCGTCGCGAGAAGATCGGCGGCGAACGGTTGATGCGCGAGGTCGACGCATCGGTGCGGCGCGGACAGGTGGAGGTGGCGCTCGAGGCCGCGCGCGCCCACGGCGGCACGCTCGGGCGCTTCATGCTCGCGGGCCTGGCGCGGGTGCCCTTCGGGGTCACCGCGGTGGACGCCGCGCTCAAAGCGGCGCTGCTCGAGGAGGAGTCGCGGCTGGCGCGGGGCCTCGGCGTGCTCAGCGTCACCGCGCAGGTGGCGCCGCTGCTGGGCCTCTTGGGCACCGTGAGCGGCATGATCCGCGCCTTCAACGTGCTCGCCAGCCAGGGGCAGACGACGGCCAAGCTGCTGGCCGGCGGCATCGGCGAGGCGCTCTTCACCACCGCCGCCGGCCTGATCGTCGCCATCCCGGCGCTGATCGCCTACCACTACCTGGCCGGGCGCGTGGACGACATCCTCAGCGAGCTCGAGCAACGCCGCGAAGAGCTCCTGGGCATCCTGGCCGAGGTGAGGAATGGCGAACCGCAGGCGTAG
- the malQ gene encoding 4-alpha-glucanotransferase, with amino-acid sequence MELPRSFGILVHPTSFPGPYPIGNLGDEARAFLHWLSAAGARWWQVLPLGPTGYGDSPYQSFSAFAGNPYLIDPRRLVDRGWLEAAVPPEAPSGRVDYGLVYRWIWPLLREAYGGFRARRAREDAHALAVFEREHAGWLEDYALFMALKGEHGGAPWWSWPEPLKRRDPAALAAARERLAEEAAFHRWTQWIFFSQWRALADVAHGLGLGLVGDMPIFVAHDSADVWAHPELFQLDEDLNPTAVAGVPPDYFSPTGQLWGNPLYDWEALRRTGFDWWIRRIRLALTLSDLVRIDHFRGFEAYWAVPAGAETAEHGRWEPAPGEELFRRVQETFGSVPILAEDLGLITPEVEALRDRFGLPGMKVLQFAFTGEDNPFLPHNYPESGNCVVYTGTHDNDTTRGWCEQAPAGELAFLRRYLEARGIPYESCDDAPWALIELALQSRCRMAVFPLQDPLGLGSEARMNFPSRPEGNWTWRFAARDLSAGLSGRLRALADRYDRVRRG; translated from the coding sequence ATGGAGCTCCCGCGCAGCTTCGGCATCCTGGTCCACCCCACCTCGTTTCCCGGCCCCTACCCGATCGGCAACCTGGGGGACGAAGCCCGGGCCTTCCTGCACTGGCTGAGCGCCGCGGGCGCGCGCTGGTGGCAGGTGCTGCCCCTGGGGCCGACCGGCTACGGCGACTCGCCCTACCAGTCGTTCTCGGCCTTCGCCGGCAACCCCTACCTGATCGACCCGCGGCGGCTCGTCGACCGGGGCTGGCTCGAGGCCGCCGTTCCGCCTGAGGCCCCGTCCGGCCGCGTGGACTACGGCCTCGTCTACCGCTGGATCTGGCCGCTCTTGCGCGAGGCCTACGGGGGCTTCCGCGCCCGGCGAGCGCGTGAGGATGCGCACGCGCTCGCCGTCTTCGAACGGGAACACGCCGGCTGGCTCGAGGACTACGCGCTCTTCATGGCGCTCAAGGGCGAGCACGGCGGCGCCCCCTGGTGGTCCTGGCCCGAGCCCCTGAAGCGCCGCGACCCCGCCGCGCTGGCCGCCGCGCGCGAGCGCCTCGCCGAGGAGGCGGCCTTCCACCGCTGGACCCAGTGGATCTTCTTCTCGCAGTGGCGTGCGCTCGCGGACGTTGCCCACGGTCTGGGCCTCGGCCTCGTCGGCGACATGCCCATCTTCGTGGCCCACGACTCGGCCGACGTTTGGGCCCACCCCGAACTCTTCCAGCTCGACGAGGACCTGAACCCCACCGCGGTGGCCGGGGTGCCGCCCGACTACTTCAGCCCCACCGGCCAGCTGTGGGGCAATCCGCTCTACGACTGGGAGGCGCTGCGGCGCACCGGCTTCGACTGGTGGATCCGGCGGATCCGCCTGGCGCTGACGCTGTCCGACCTGGTGCGCATCGACCACTTCCGCGGCTTCGAGGCCTACTGGGCGGTGCCCGCCGGCGCGGAAACGGCGGAGCACGGGCGCTGGGAGCCCGCCCCCGGCGAGGAGCTGTTTCGCAGGGTGCAGGAGACCTTTGGTTCGGTGCCCATCCTCGCCGAGGACCTGGGGCTGATCACCCCCGAAGTGGAAGCGCTGCGCGACCGCTTCGGGCTGCCCGGCATGAAGGTGCTGCAGTTCGCCTTCACCGGGGAGGACAACCCCTTCCTGCCCCACAACTACCCGGAGTCGGGCAACTGCGTCGTCTACACCGGCACCCACGACAACGACACCACCCGCGGCTGGTGCGAACAGGCGCCCGCGGGCGAGCTGGCGTTCCTGCGGCGTTACCTGGAGGCGCGGGGCATTCCCTACGAGAGCTGCGACGACGCGCCCTGGGCGCTGATCGAGCTGGCCTTGCAGAGCCGCTGCCGCATGGCGGTGTTTCCCCTGCAGGATCCGCTGGGGCTGGGGTCGGAAGCGCGAATGAACTTCCCCTCGCGCCCCGAGGGCAACTGGACCTGGCGTTTCGCCGCCCGCGACCTGTCGGCAGGGCTCTCAGGGCGCCTGCGGGCGCTGGCCGACCGCTACGACCGCGTCAGACGCGGATGA
- a CDS encoding DUF3048 domain-containing protein — protein MTGRVRRLTPEQKRKRRAALLALTATAFLTLVFILLVWTPTPRAPEATGYLLLELGEGAQTTGEETPPTAPEPAPEAPPLARPPTETETPPEPGPPPEPQAAASEEAPAPEPEAAAPETPPPEEAVQPPAEEAPLPLPAAEAPAAPPAPAEAAQPEPVAAAPAPGEAPPEPAPAAEAAPETAPETAAAPPAPAAAETAPPPAPEASEPGLEPVPAEAAPAPAPEAPAAAAAPAAPEAAPAAPAAPTPAPAAPAAPVGAPPTPTAAQPGSAAPPPPAPAPPAFAPAPPAPALPLAGGEPAPAPVPATSPQPGRDRGGAIGPGEKPYKLERLRPILVAVDNSAAAFPQWGLDWAVQVHEVPVEGGVTRLLVRYEGGEKGRLGPVRSARPYILRLAQAMGAVLLHVGGSPQALAMIEREKMITFDGLYDPLFRRDPRRRPPHNTYVEGAQVRKQLARLRLERKRTLSGKAYRPPEDAPDGERVEVRFAPDYVSAFRYDGQGYVWYRNGRLVRGSAPFRVTAVAVLRVDARVIDDVGRLALDLAKGHGALYLDGKRVPVTWRIQGGLVIEDAAGRALDLTPYRTWFLWVPPWATLR, from the coding sequence ATGACGGGCCGCGTGCGCCGCCTCACCCCCGAACAGAAGCGCAAGCGCCGGGCCGCGCTGCTGGCCCTGACGGCGACGGCGTTTCTGACCCTCGTCTTCATCCTCCTGGTGTGGACGCCGACGCCGCGTGCGCCCGAGGCCACGGGCTACCTGCTCCTCGAGCTCGGCGAAGGCGCGCAGACGACCGGCGAAGAAACGCCCCCCACCGCGCCGGAGCCCGCACCCGAGGCCCCTCCGCTGGCCCGGCCGCCGACCGAGACCGAAACGCCGCCCGAGCCCGGCCCCCCGCCCGAGCCGCAGGCCGCCGCCTCGGAAGAGGCGCCGGCCCCCGAACCCGAGGCCGCCGCGCCGGAAACCCCGCCGCCCGAAGAAGCGGTTCAGCCCCCCGCCGAAGAAGCCCCGTTGCCGCTGCCGGCGGCCGAGGCCCCCGCCGCGCCGCCCGCTCCGGCGGAGGCCGCTCAGCCGGAGCCGGTCGCCGCCGCGCCGGCTCCCGGCGAAGCTCCCCCCGAACCCGCGCCCGCGGCCGAAGCGGCTCCGGAGACTGCTCCGGAAACGGCCGCCGCGCCCCCGGCGCCCGCAGCGGCGGAGACCGCTCCCCCGCCGGCGCCCGAGGCGTCGGAACCCGGCCTCGAGCCCGTCCCCGCGGAGGCCGCTCCCGCGCCGGCGCCAGAGGCGCCCGCGGCCGCTGCGGCTCCCGCAGCCCCCGAAGCGGCCCCCGCCGCGCCCGCGGCTCCCACCCCCGCTCCGGCGGCGCCCGCCGCCCCCGTGGGGGCGCCGCCCACCCCGACGGCGGCCCAGCCCGGCAGCGCCGCGCCTCCGCCGCCGGCCCCGGCTCCCCCCGCCTTCGCGCCCGCTCCGCCGGCCCCCGCCCTGCCGCTGGCGGGGGGCGAACCTGCGCCGGCCCCCGTTCCCGCAACCAGCCCGCAGCCGGGCCGGGACCGCGGCGGAGCGATCGGCCCCGGGGAAAAACCCTACAAACTCGAGCGCCTCCGACCCATCCTGGTCGCCGTCGACAACAGCGCCGCGGCCTTTCCCCAGTGGGGGCTCGACTGGGCGGTGCAGGTGCACGAGGTGCCCGTCGAGGGCGGAGTCACCCGCCTGCTCGTCCGTTACGAGGGCGGCGAGAAGGGGCGGCTGGGCCCGGTTCGTTCGGCGCGCCCCTACATCCTGCGCCTGGCTCAGGCGATGGGCGCGGTGCTGCTCCACGTGGGCGGCAGCCCCCAGGCGCTGGCGATGATCGAGCGGGAAAAGATGATCACCTTCGACGGTCTTTACGACCCGCTCTTCCGGCGGGACCCCCGCCGCCGCCCGCCCCACAACACCTACGTGGAAGGGGCGCAGGTGCGCAAGCAGCTCGCCCGCCTGCGGCTCGAGCGCAAGCGCACCCTCAGCGGCAAGGCCTACCGGCCTCCCGAGGACGCCCCGGACGGCGAGCGGGTCGAGGTCCGCTTCGCCCCCGACTACGTGAGCGCCTTTCGCTACGACGGCCAGGGCTACGTCTGGTACCGCAACGGCCGGCTGGTGCGCGGCAGCGCGCCCTTCCGGGTGACCGCGGTGGCCGTGCTGCGTGTCGACGCGCGCGTGATCGACGACGTGGGCCGGCTCGCGCTCGACCTCGCCAAGGGCCACGGCGCGCTCTACCTCGACGGCAAGCGCGTGCCCGTTACCTGGCGGATCCAGGGCGGACTCGTCATCGAAGACGCCGCGGGCCGCGCGCTCGACCTTACGCCCTACCGGACCTGGTTCCTCTGGGTGCCTCCCTGGGCGACGCTGCGCTAG